In Massilistercora timonensis, the following are encoded in one genomic region:
- a CDS encoding alpha-galactosidase, with product MGIAYQEEKRIFTLETASTTYQFQVDAYGFLIHLYYGKKVSGDMDYLLTYYDRGFSGNPYDVQGDRTYSLDALPQEFPERGTGDFRVTALTVQNGDGSYCCDLRYKSHKITDGKYGLEGLPAVYASDTEAQTLEVLLEDPVTKVQAVLLYGVLPEYDIITRSVRIANGGPDRIYVNKAASACLDFLDGEYDMISFYGRHAMERNFQRTPVHHGKQAVRSSRGASSHQYNPAVILAKPNTDERSGGCYGMVFVYSGNFECEIEKDQFNQTRAIMGLSEAFFSYPLDEGETFVIPETVLTYSDQGFGRLSRNLHRCFRRHLCRGRYRDQVRPILVNSWEADYFHFTGESICRLAKEAAGLGVEMLVLDDGWFGKRDDDNSSLGDWTVNEEKLGCTMGELIRRVNDLGLKFGIWIEPEMISEDSDLYRAHPDWALKIPSRNPIRARNQLVLDFSRKEIRDHVFDAICAVLDQGNVEYIKWDMNRSINDVYSWSGREHGRLLYDYVLGVYDFLERLIQRYPDMLIEGCCGGGGRFDAGMLYYAPQIWCSDNTDAIDRLEIQYGTSFIYPASSIGSHVSAVPNHQTGRITPMRTRGIVAMAGTFGYELDFGRLSEDEKREVRLQVEAYHKYAPLIQNGDYYRLTTPQTDEVGAWAFVSEDKKDVLISAVMIRRHGNMTVNYIRLQGLAPEKIYRDEKTGKSYSGAALMEAGIPLPIEEGEYLAYQMYLRQ from the coding sequence GGCCAGTACCACCTATCAGTTTCAGGTGGACGCCTATGGATTCCTTATACATTTATACTATGGGAAGAAGGTCAGCGGGGATATGGATTATCTCCTGACCTACTATGACCGGGGATTTTCAGGAAATCCCTACGATGTACAGGGAGACCGGACTTATTCGCTGGATGCGCTCCCGCAGGAGTTCCCGGAACGGGGGACCGGTGATTTCCGGGTTACCGCGCTGACGGTTCAGAACGGTGACGGAAGCTACTGCTGTGATCTTCGCTACAAGAGCCATAAGATCACAGACGGAAAATATGGATTAGAAGGACTTCCCGCGGTCTATGCCTCTGATACAGAGGCGCAGACCCTGGAGGTCCTGCTGGAGGATCCGGTGACAAAGGTGCAGGCAGTGCTGCTCTACGGGGTCCTTCCGGAGTATGATATCATTACCAGAAGTGTCAGGATCGCCAACGGGGGTCCTGACCGCATTTATGTAAATAAAGCGGCTTCTGCCTGTCTGGACTTCCTGGACGGAGAGTACGACATGATCAGCTTCTACGGGCGCCACGCCATGGAGCGGAATTTCCAGAGAACGCCCGTCCATCACGGGAAACAGGCGGTGCGCAGCAGCAGAGGCGCTTCCAGCCATCAGTACAATCCTGCGGTGATCCTGGCGAAGCCCAATACGGACGAGAGGTCCGGAGGGTGTTACGGCATGGTGTTTGTCTACAGCGGGAATTTTGAATGTGAGATCGAGAAGGATCAGTTTAATCAGACCCGGGCCATCATGGGGCTTTCGGAGGCATTTTTCAGCTATCCGCTGGATGAAGGAGAGACCTTTGTGATCCCGGAGACAGTGCTGACTTATTCGGATCAGGGATTCGGGAGGCTGTCCAGGAATCTCCACCGGTGCTTCCGCAGACATCTGTGCAGGGGCAGATACCGGGATCAGGTGCGTCCCATCCTGGTGAACAGCTGGGAGGCGGATTATTTCCATTTTACCGGGGAAAGTATCTGCCGGCTGGCCAAAGAGGCGGCGGGGCTGGGCGTTGAGATGTTGGTGCTGGACGACGGCTGGTTCGGGAAGCGGGACGACGATAATTCCAGTCTGGGAGACTGGACGGTGAACGAGGAGAAGCTTGGCTGTACCATGGGCGAGCTGATCCGGAGGGTCAACGACTTGGGGCTGAAGTTCGGTATCTGGATCGAACCGGAGATGATCTCTGAGGACAGCGATCTCTATCGGGCGCACCCGGACTGGGCGCTGAAGATCCCAAGCAGGAACCCCATCCGGGCAAGAAACCAGCTGGTGCTGGATTTCTCCAGAAAGGAGATCCGGGATCATGTGTTTGACGCCATCTGCGCCGTGCTGGACCAGGGAAATGTGGAGTATATCAAATGGGATATGAACCGCAGTATCAACGATGTTTACTCCTGGTCGGGAAGAGAGCACGGACGGCTTCTCTACGACTATGTGCTGGGAGTCTATGATTTCCTGGAGCGGCTGATCCAGAGGTATCCGGATATGCTGATCGAAGGGTGCTGCGGCGGAGGCGGAAGGTTTGACGCAGGGATGCTCTATTACGCGCCTCAGATCTGGTGCAGTGACAATACGGACGCCATCGACCGGCTGGAGATCCAGTACGGAACCTCGTTTATCTACCCGGCTTCTTCCATAGGGTCCCACGTATCGGCGGTGCCCAACCATCAGACCGGGCGGATCACGCCTATGCGAACCCGGGGGATCGTGGCCATGGCGGGGACCTTTGGCTATGAACTGGATTTTGGCAGGCTTTCCGAGGATGAGAAGCGGGAAGTCCGGCTCCAGGTGGAGGCGTATCATAAATACGCGCCGCTGATCCAGAATGGAGATTACTACCGGCTCACAACCCCCCAGACCGACGAGGTGGGGGCATGGGCCTTTGTATCGGAAGATAAGAAAGATGTGCTGATCAGTGCCGTGATGATCCGGCGGCATGGAAATATGACGGTAAATTATATTCGTCTGCAGGGGCTTGCGCCTGAGAAGATCTACCGGGATGAGAAGACCGGGAAGAGCTACAGCGGCGCCGCCCTGATGGAAGCGGGGATCCCGCTTCCCATTGAGGAGGGAGAATATCTGGCTTACCAGATGTATCTAAGACAATAA